Proteins from a single region of Choloepus didactylus isolate mChoDid1 chromosome 10, mChoDid1.pri, whole genome shotgun sequence:
- the LOC119545132 gene encoding vomeronasal type-1 receptor 3-like: protein MLSKDMIFGIFFLCQTGIGILGNSLVLSVSSYISFTQPSQRKITDKILTQLTFANLVAVITRGIPETMFSFGIKHFLSDVACKVVMYIYTVNRGVSICSTCLLSIIQAIIISPNNCRWSRLKFKANNFIYPSFFFFWALNMIINFHVITESSATKNYTLGTNGFSMNYCITPGISFIFIICILLRDIVFLFFMMLASVYIVNLLCKHQKKLQEMKKSNHMQKLSPETRATQTVLCLVTCFVFFYSFNSFLIVHLAFSNQNNITLQSISVLFSFCYPILCPFLLINTDSRISKALHVLRKQSSTRLQSS, encoded by the coding sequence ATGCTCTCAAAAGATATGATCTTCGGAATTTTCTTCCTGTGTCAAACTGGCATTGGGATTCTGGGGAACTCCCTGGTGCTCTCGGTGAGCTCCTACATCTCCTTCACCCAACCTTCTCAGAGGAAGATCACAGATAAGATTCTCACACAATTGACTTTTGCTAACCTGGTTGCTGTAATTACTCGAGGAATCCCTGAAACTATGTTCTCATTTGGAATTAAACATTTTCTGAGTGATGTTGCGTGTAAGGTTGTGATGTACATTTACACTGTCAACCGGGGTGTCTCCATTTGTTCAACCTGTCTCTTGAGCATAATCCAAGCCATCATCATCAGTCCCAACAACTGCAGATGGTCACGACTCAAATTCAAAGCCAACAATTTCATttatccttcctttttcttcttctgggccCTCAACATGATAATCAATTTTCATGTCATTACTGAGAGTtcagcaacaaaaaattacactttGGGTACAAATGGATTTTCTATGAACTATTGTATCACACCAGgcataagttttatttttataatttgcatACTTCTTCGGgatattgtctttttgttcttcatGATGTTGGCCAGTGTGTACATTGTTAATCTCTTGTGCAAGCACCAGAAGAAATTAcaggaaatgaaaaagagcaaccaTATGCAGAAACTGTCTCCAGAAACAAGAGCCACGCAAACTGTCCTTTGCCTGGtgacatgttttgttttcttttattcattcaattctttccttattgtccACTTAGCTTTTTCAAATCAGAACAATATTACTCTCCAGAGCATCAGTGTCCTTTTCTCATTCTGTTACCCAATTCTGTGCCCTTTCTTGTTGATCAACACGGATAGTAGGATTTCCAAAGCACTGCATGTTCTCAGAAAGCAAAGCAGTACTCGGCTCCAAAGCAGTTAA